One genomic region from Candidatus Nomurabacteria bacterium encodes:
- a CDS encoding helix-turn-helix transcriptional regulator, with amino-acid sequence MKNEVLQFGKKLREMRLKKKLSQGDMARTLGVHRSYISGLERGRRNPSLLTVHKVAKALGIAPDELLK; translated from the coding sequence ATGAAAAACGAAGTTTTGCAATTCGGCAAAAAATTAAGAGAGATGCGCTTAAAAAAGAAGTTATCACAAGGCGATATGGCAAGAACTTTAGGCGTCCACCGGTCGTATATTAGTGGCTTAGAGCGCGGAAGGCGCAATCCTTCGCTTTTAACTGTTCATAAGGTCGCTAAAGCCCTAGGGATTGCGCCTGATGAATTATTGAAATAA
- a CDS encoding DUF4037 domain-containing protein — protein MIENFYKLDKRGIADLVRNFVEQDFYSKFPELKDSVSIVATGSVATQNYDQYSDIDLAIIFQNAEEAGKYLPVIKEYKKHIREIKEPIQVHKPTTYEEIESELTTWQQDNLLREYSQALVIEDPNDRFLKIQERFLYYPEEIFQEKISWLFAETTFQIKERLEIAVARKDIYFCEVVKMQIVRLFLNTLLLLNKKWPAFDKHLYQDVRKMTKQYDISIVEKLIAEQEIEKLLPLVNQIKAQLEKLLLEANIIKHETEQYWIDLRPKYQIKLG, from the coding sequence ATGATTGAAAATTTTTACAAATTGGATAAAAGAGGTATTGCGGATTTGGTTCGTAATTTTGTGGAGCAAGATTTTTATTCGAAATTTCCTGAACTCAAAGACAGTGTTTCCATTGTTGCAACTGGTTCTGTGGCGACACAAAATTACGATCAATACAGTGATATTGATTTAGCAATAATTTTCCAAAACGCCGAAGAAGCTGGAAAGTATCTTCCAGTGATAAAAGAATACAAAAAGCATATTCGCGAAATTAAGGAACCGATCCAAGTTCACAAGCCAACAACCTATGAGGAAATCGAGTCGGAGTTAACAACTTGGCAACAGGACAACTTACTGCGCGAATACTCTCAAGCATTAGTAATAGAAGACCCAAATGATAGATTTCTCAAAATTCAGGAAAGGTTTTTGTACTATCCAGAGGAAATTTTTCAAGAAAAAATTTCCTGGCTCTTTGCCGAAACTACTTTTCAGATTAAAGAGCGGCTTGAAATTGCAGTAGCTCGTAAAGATATATATTTTTGCGAAGTGGTCAAAATGCAAATTGTGAGACTTTTTCTGAACACACTGCTTCTTCTCAACAAAAAATGGCCCGCTTTTGATAAGCACCTCTATCAGGATGTTAGAAAAATGACGAAACAGTATGATATATCAATCGTTGAGAAACTTATTGCTGAACAGGAGATTGAAAAGTTACTCCCATTGGTAAATCAGATAAAGGCGCAGTTAGAAAAACTGCTGCTTGAAGCAAATATAATAAAACATGAGACGGAGCAGTATTGGATAGATTTACGTCCTAAATATCAAATCAAACTTGGTTAA
- a CDS encoding ComF family protein has product MYVYGEYKDINQQLIKAFKFGYKRHVGLPIAKSMANILPYYPSSEEVFLVPIPTIPSHIRQRGFDQTVILANELSKQTGLKVENILRRTTNIHQVGSNRSLRKQQIKGSFRYKSGDGDTPSHVILVDDVVTTGATLSEATKVLKENGVRKVDAIVFCYTT; this is encoded by the coding sequence GTGTATGTTTATGGTGAGTACAAAGACATCAATCAGCAACTAATCAAAGCATTTAAATTTGGCTATAAACGTCATGTTGGTTTGCCAATTGCCAAGTCGATGGCCAACATTCTTCCCTACTACCCATCTTCAGAAGAGGTATTCCTGGTGCCGATACCTACAATACCCTCTCATATTCGTCAGCGTGGTTTTGATCAGACTGTAATATTGGCTAATGAATTGTCGAAGCAAACCGGACTTAAGGTCGAGAATATTCTAAGGAGAACAACCAACATTCACCAAGTCGGGTCAAATAGATCGTTGAGAAAACAGCAAATAAAGGGATCTTTCAGATATAAATCGGGTGATGGTGATACGCCAAGCCACGTTATATTGGTTGATGATGTGGTCACAACCGGTGCAACACTATCAGAAGCAACCAAGGTATTGAAAGAAAATGGCGTCAGAAAAGTCGATGCTATAGTTTTTTGTTACACAACTTAA
- a CDS encoding Hsp20/alpha crystallin family protein, whose protein sequence is MARKQRDDDLLMEDELTAAFLGEDEFEETAVIQEQDTDQDPQQNQTPLPAQDEWDEEEAVPGQLAVDVFETKEKLVVKARTAGVNKHDLDVSIADNTLSIRGTLSAGNEDDVINYFVQECYWGEFSRSLALPIAVKEDEIEAVLKDGVLTISFTKVKQDTVKKIQIQ, encoded by the coding sequence ATGGCGCGTAAGCAACGAGATGATGATTTGTTGATGGAAGATGAGCTTACTGCCGCATTCTTGGGTGAGGATGAATTTGAAGAAACTGCGGTTATTCAAGAACAAGACACGGATCAAGATCCACAACAAAACCAAACACCATTACCTGCTCAGGATGAATGGGATGAAGAGGAAGCTGTTCCTGGACAGCTAGCAGTAGACGTTTTTGAGACTAAAGAAAAACTTGTGGTTAAGGCTAGGACGGCCGGTGTAAACAAGCACGATCTTGATGTCAGTATTGCAGACAATACACTGAGCATCCGTGGAACATTATCAGCAGGGAATGAAGATGATGTAATTAATTATTTTGTGCAAGAATGTTATTGGGGAGAGTTTTCTCGTAGCCTAGCATTACCAATTGCCGTAAAAGAAGATGAAATTGAGGCAGTCCTAAAAGATGGTGTATTGACTATTTCTTTCACTAAAGTAAAACAAGATACCGTTAAAAAGATCCAGATTCAATAA